Proteins encoded in a region of the Zea mays cultivar B73 chromosome 2, Zm-B73-REFERENCE-NAM-5.0, whole genome shotgun sequence genome:
- the LOC109944384 gene encoding uncharacterized protein, with protein MLNNLASSFRSPITRGYAEIDVQSRKRQKADIYPAFILNFYCPRSTYDLHFEPTKTIVEFKDWRTVLLFFEQSVTNYWKKHQLQSPKVKLNKGLLKDHNVQNEKEYAHFESTQQTNAVKDTNSDMSSTRATRNSHCFSFVMEPSIQNVCFSGRITNSCRPDDNVASIDYKLGYKQMHYPENGSYKWLDDGPSHLNDDISSVNPTCWKRQRTEGIFHEYAYSGNLVMLEDVPTEGYFAHEQETELIGPEVEIPESCFRALNKPNGMTPDFVQNKTNLKAQTSGWDGLYDKFEKLNGDCLLDNGFYHDGGSTSKGTCRVLRKSSTSKKLGTAAGCVEGLEADAINQMNFPDIHALWNSDLIDRSSFKDTLNHFSHPSLLADTPCSHPRTLHTLNRTSDKCFRSWNYENIDSNVRFSNDSSIIFEGTKNFDNFNNEIQSLNYFNDKCGSTDQLGFEEDLTTWKSKFDMRLSVNISPETAGDNGCHLNVPSLNIANDNLFTQDLLNQHNSGLNQRLRTSKCSRFRSHSAPPFYRGKLKFSRLNVPLSKPSTDSDKDICVNNPEDNAPGPVDIPCISSTQPIPETDSSEFPDLNFSSVKMSEVACSDEIEDSTAQITKWQDDPVQHTALNLPHGPFGCYDDILSISSGALHLSCSSLIPECVDKNCFEEARVLLQLDKKFIPVISGETILLVDQHAADERIRLEELRSKVLSEGHGVSYLDSEEELSLPETGFQLFQKYAEQIQKWGWIISGGSNSSESFKKNMNILKRQVRLVTLVAVPCIFGVKLTGKDLMEFIWQLDETDGSSDMPPAVLRILNFKACRGAIMFGDPLLPSECCLIIEELKATSLCFQCAHGRPTTVPILNIASLHDELARLQMLSGRKAETWHGLGHHEPSLERAHMRLERLRKLRRGL; from the exons ATGCTTAATAATCTGGCATCTAGTTTTCGATCTCCCATTACAAGGGGGTATGCAGAAATTGATGTTCAGAGCAGGAAGAGGCAGAAGGCTGATATCTACCCTGCTTTTATACTAAACTTTTACTGCCCTAGATCCACCTACGATCTACATTTTGAGCCTACAAAAACCATTGTGGAATTCAAG GATTGGCGAACTGTCTTGCTTTTCTTTGAGCAATCTGTCACAAACTACTGGAAGAAGCATCAACTGCAATCACCAAAAG TGAAATTGAATAAGGGCCTCCTGAAGGATCATAATGTGCAGAACGAAAAAGAGTATGCTCACTTCGAAAGCACTCAGCAGACGAATGCAGTCAAAGACACCAACAGTGATATGAGTtccacaagagcaacaagaaattcACACTGCTTTTCTTTTGTTATGGAGCCATCCATTCAGAATGTCTGTTTCTCTGGAAGGATCACTAATTCATGCCGCCCGGATGACAATGTTGCCAGTATTGATTACAAGTTAGGGTATAAGCAAATGCATTATCCTGAAAATGGCAGTTATAAGTGGTTAGACGATGGCCCTTCCCATTTAAATGATGATATCTCAAGTGTTAACCCAACTTGTTGGAAAAGGCAAAGGACTGAAGGTATATTCCATGAGTATGCATATTCTGGTAATCTTGTAATGCTGGAAGATGTGCCAACTGAAGGTTATTTTGCTCACGAACAAGAGACTGAGCTGATTGGTCCAGAAGTTGAAATACCAGAATCTTGCTTCAGGGCTCTCAATAAGCCAAATGGAATGACGCCCGATTTTGTGCAAAATAAAACCAACTTGAAGGCACAAACCTCAGGCTGGGATGGATTATATGACAAGTTTGAAAAGTTAAATGGGGATTGCTTACTCGATAATGGATTTTATCATGATGGTGGTAGCACTTCCAAGGGCACCTGTCGAGTTTTGAGAAAGTCCAGCACCAGTAAGAAGTTGGGGACTGCAGCTGGATGTGTTGAAGGGCTAGAGGCTGATGCTATTAACCAGATGAATTTCCCTGATATTCATGCTCTATGGAACAGTGACTTGATAGATAGGTCGTCCTTCAAGGatactttaaatcatttttctcaCCCATCCTTGTTGGCTGATACACCTTGCAGTCATCCAAGGACCTTGCACACCCTTAACAGGACATCAGATAAATGCTTTCGTTCTTGGAACTATGAAAACATTGACAGCAATGTTAGATTTAGCAATGATTCATCTATTATATTTGAAGGAACTAAAAATTTTGATAACTTTAACAATGAAATACAGTCGCTTAATTACTTCAATGATAAGTGTGGTTCAACCGACCAGCTTGGTTTTGAAGAAGACCTGACAACTTGGAAATCAAAATTTGACATGAGGTTGTCAGTCAATATTTCTCCTGAGACAGCAGGTGATAATGGTTGTCATTTGAATGTTCCTTCTTTGAATATTGCAAATGACAACCTGTTTACTCAAGATCTGTTGAATCAACACAACTCTGGACTAAATCAGAGACTCAGGACTTCGAAGTGTAGTAGATTTAGAAGTCATTCTGCTCCACCATTTTATAGAGGGAAACTGAAATTCTCTAGATTAAATGTGCCACTGAGCAAACCAAGCACAGATAGCGATAAAGATATCTGCGTCAATAACCCGGAAG ACAATGCACCTGGACCTGTGGATATCCCATGTATTAGTTCAACCCAGCCTATTCCTGAGACTGATAGCAGTGAATTTCCAGACCTAAATTTTAG TTCTGTGAAAATGTCTGAAGTTGCATGTTCTGATGAGATCGAGGACTCCACTGCTCAAATAACTAAATGGCAAGATGACCCTGTCCAGCATACA GCTTTGAACTTGCCACATGGTCCTTTTGGATGCTATGATGATATACTTAGCATTTCTTCTGGGGCCTTACATCTCTCTTGTAGCTCGCTAATTCCTGAATGCGTTGACAAGAACTGCTTTGAGGAGGCAAGGGTTTTGTTGCAGCTGGACAAGAAATTTATTCCCGTCATATCTGGGGAAACTATCCTCCTTGTCGATCAG CATGCAGCTGATGAAAGGATACGTTTAGAGGAGCTCCGTAGCAAG GTTTTATCAGAAGGACATGGAGTTAGTTACTTGGACTCTGAGGAGGAATTG TCTCTCCCTGAGACTGGGTTTCAACTGTTCCAGAAGTATGCTGAGCAGATTCAGAAATGGGGCTGGATCATCAGCGGCGGGAGCAATTCATCTGAATCATTCAAAAA GAACATGAACATTCTGAAGAGACAAGTCCGTCTTGTCACTCTTGTTGCT GTTCCATGTATTTTCGGTGTCAAATTGACTGGGAAAGATCTCATGGAGTTTATTTGGCAG CTTGACGAGACTGATGGATCGTCAGATATGCCCCCAGCAGTTCTCCGTATTCTGAACTTCAAAGCATGCAGAG GAGCGATCATGTTTGGCGACCCCTTGCTACCATCTGAGTGCTGTCTGATTATTGAAGAACTGAAAGCAACATCTCTATGCTTCCAG TGTGCTCATGGTCGCCCAACCACTGTCCCCATCTTGAACATCGCATCCCTCCACGATGAGCTGGCGAGGCTCCAAATGCTGAGTGGAAGGAAGGCAGAGACCTGGCACGGCTTGGGGCACCATGAGCCCAGCCTTGAGCGTGCTCACATGCGCCTCGAACGACTGAGAAAGCTACGCCGAGGCCTGTAG
- the LOC118476412 gene encoding uncharacterized protein, translated as MLISQIAQMKPLDGSNYHSWREDIDMITTVGEIDYALRFDKPVEPTVGTPNYDHRWMQYSIDKVKWERSNDKCMIILKRSIKEPLKSSIPECETAKEYLERVASHHQGSSKAYACSLMTEFVNAKYDGNGVRPFIQKMISIVAKINKYLGSPLHEEFVVFMIMKSLPKEFETFHIQYNTSVTDKWNIDQLLAQCVQEEERLKQTGDSINLIKGNIPRQNKNSKKKFKKQGKQNNQASSSNNNQPRQGGSFSVPPDTCLYCKKTGHYKRKCPEFLQYLLESGTPYKPKAPKGPKNN; from the exons ATGCTGATTAGCCAGATTGCTCAGATGAAACCGCTAGATGGTAGTAATTACCATTCTTGGCGGGAGGATATAGACATGATAACCACAGTGGGTGAGATAGATTACGCACTGAGGTTTGATAAACCAGTTGAGCCCACAGTGGGCACTCCCAACTATGACCACAGGTGGATGCAATACAGCATCGACAAGGTCAAGTGGGAGAGATCAAATGACAAATGTATGATTATTCTTAAGAGGAGCATCAAGGAGCCTCTTAAGAGTTCCATACCAGAGTGCGAGACTGCCAAAGAATACCTTGAGAGGGTAGCCTCtcatcaccaagggtcttctaagGCTTATGCTTGCTCTCTAATGACAGAATTTGTCAATGCAAAATACGATGGAAATGGTGTCAGACCATTCATTCAGAAAATGATATCCATCGTAGCTAAGATAAACAAGTACCTCGGGTCTCCTTTACACGAGGAATTTGTAGTATTTATGATAATGAAGTCTCTGCCCAAGGAGTTTGAGACTTTTCACATACAGTACAACACTAGTGTCACTGATAAGTGGAATATAGACCAACTCTTGGCACAGTGTGTCCAGGAGGAAGAGAGGTTAAAGCAGACTGGAGACTCTATCAACCTCATCAAAGGCAATATCCCCAGACAGAACAAGAACTCAAAGAAAAAGTTCAAGAAGCAAGGTAAACAGAATAACCAGGCTTCGTCGAGCAATAATAATCAACCAAGACAAGGAGGCAGTTTCTCAGTTCCCCCTGATACCTGCCTCTATTGCAAGAAGACAGGTCATTACAAGAGAAAGTGTCCTGAATTCCTGCAGTATCTACTAGAGAGTG GGACTCCGTACAAGCCAAAGGCTCCCAAAGGGCCGAAGAACAATTAG